In the Ruminococcus sp. OA3 genome, one interval contains:
- a CDS encoding N-acetylmuramoyl-L-alanine amidase: MDRKKWKPVVDIMLGCLLLVGVYYLSREGARLVTQELQGRQTVVIDAGHGGDDPGKVGINNELEKDLNLEIAKKVEKLLQESGYQVIMTRTKDEMLCGRGSQNKKAEDLKKRCQIINESSADCAVSIHQNSYSDEAVKGAQVFYFEHSEDGKQLASMLQNALVDGLDPQNHRKEKGNITYYLLKKTEVPIVIVECGFLSNSEEAGKLKTEAYQDKVAAAVTAGVREYLGDS; this comes from the coding sequence ATGGATCGAAAAAAATGGAAACCCGTTGTAGACATTATGTTGGGATGTCTGCTGCTGGTGGGCGTGTACTATTTATCGCGGGAAGGAGCGCGTCTGGTCACGCAGGAACTGCAGGGCCGTCAGACTGTAGTGATCGATGCCGGTCACGGCGGTGATGATCCGGGAAAAGTGGGGATCAATAACGAACTGGAAAAGGATCTGAATCTGGAAATTGCCAAAAAAGTAGAGAAACTGCTTCAGGAGTCGGGATACCAGGTGATTATGACTCGCACGAAGGATGAGATGCTCTGCGGCAGGGGAAGCCAGAATAAAAAGGCGGAGGATCTAAAGAAACGGTGTCAGATCATCAACGAAAGTTCCGCAGACTGTGCAGTCAGTATTCATCAGAACAGCTATTCTGATGAAGCCGTGAAGGGTGCTCAGGTTTTCTATTTTGAACATTCCGAGGACGGAAAACAGCTGGCGTCCATGCTCCAGAATGCACTTGTGGATGGACTCGACCCTCAAAACCACAGAAAAGAGAAGGGGAACATCACATACTACCTGCTGAAGAAGACAGAGGTTCCAATCGTGATCGTTGAATGTGGATTTCTGAGCAATTCAGAGGAGGCTGGAAAGTTAAAGACAGAAGCATATCAGGATAAGGTTGCGGCCGCAGTAACCGCAGGTGTCAGGGAATATCTGGGGGATTCCTGA